The segment AAAATTCCCCACTCTTTTCATATCTTGCGGGGTTAATATCTTAAATTCAGGTAGATTGATATCTAAATGCTTATTTGAAATTTTAAAACAATCAATATTTTTAGCAATCTCTTTGCCGACATATCGATTAACTATTTCAAGCTGATGACCGCCAAATTTATTACCAAACTGGATTATCTCGCTTTTTTCATAATAACTTTGCATATCTATAATATTTAACCCAAAATAATTAGCCAAAAATCTATGCATATTGATAATTATCTGATAATCTCTAGTCCTATAAGGTAAAATCAATATACAAACCGGCTTTTTAAGCTCATATAAAGTTGCGTATAAATATTGTAAATTTTTAAATATTATCTCTAAAGAAAGGTTTTCTATAATATTATGATTATCTAATTCGTTAATCACAGATTCAGTTACTATCAAATCAGCATTTTTAATAGCTTATTGATTTTTTTCTCGTTTTAATTCATATAAATTTTGTAAAGAAGTAGTACCACCTAAAGCCAAATTTGTCACATTCGCATACTCTCTAAGACCTTTTTGTAGCCCATTTACCATCACAGAGTTGCTACCACCAAGAAGTATGATATTTTTCATTTTGCCAACTTTTAAAATTTAATTTCAAAAGCAGGCAGTTTATCAAAAAAAAAAAAAAAAAAAAAAAAAATGAAATTAGAAATTAAAACTAATAGAAATATTTAATAATAAATTAAGATTATAACAATTCATCTAGCTTTGAGACTTTATAAATTTCTCAATATCAAATCCACAAATATCAAGCCTAACACGATTAAATCTATCAAATTGGGTATTCTCATCAACTAGCATTTTCATCTGTGCCCCACTCCCACCAAACGCAAATGCCTTAGATAATTCGCCTTTGCGATTTACCACTCTGTGGCAAGGATATAGCTTTGGATTAGGATTATTATGTAGAGCGTTGCCAACAGCCCTAGCCAACTTCGCATTACCCAAACACAGCGCAATCTGAGAGTATGTAACCACCTTGCCTTTTGGTATCAATCTTAACAAATTATAGACTTCTTGATTAAAATTCATCACCACCTCATAATCCTTAAACATCATTTAAGGTTTTGCTATCGCAAGGGAAATTCTACTTAAAAAGCTCAAATATTTTATCTAAACAATTTAATTTAAAGCTATATTTTAGTTTTATTATGCTCTTTTTTGATTTTTATTGCTTCAAATATGAATTTGATATATCCCCCTTTATACCATTGTTTATGAGCTTTTATAAGGGCATTTCCTAGCTTGTAACTTAGATGATTTTTGATATTTTGGCTATTTATTTCTAAATTTTTAATCTCTAGATCTTTTTTATTTATCTCTTCTTTGAGTGAGTTTATCTGCTCTTGCGGGGTTGGTTGAACTGGTTGTGGTGTGACTGGTTTTGGTGGTTGTGGTGGCGTGGCTACTAAAACTGGTTGTTTGCTTCGCTGGATTAACTCTTTAAATTCCATTTTTCTAGGATTAAATGGCTTTATAGCGTGATTTTGAATTCTACTCTCTAGCTCATCTAAATAGTAATTTATATCTTTTTTGGCATCTATCCCATCAAAATCAGCAAAGTGATATTCCCACCATTTTAACCCCAAAAGTCTCTTGATCGTAGGCTCATCAAAGCGGTATTTGAGTATTCTAGCTGGACTGCCACCCACTATAGCATATGGCGGGACATCCTTAGTCACGATGGCATTTTGAGCCACTACGCACCCTGTGTGAAGCGTAATCCCTGGCTTTAATAGAGCATTTGTACATACATAGACATCATTTTCAAAAATAGTTGGCCCCGGCGGCGGGACTAGGGCGCCATGCGGAGTGTGTGTATAGGGCTTTTTGATACGCTCTATACTAGCATCTTTAAAGATAT is part of the Campylobacter lanienae NCTC 13004 genome and harbors:
- a CDS encoding MGMT family protein — translated: MNFNQEVYNLLRLIPKGKVVTYSQIALCLGNAKLARAVGNALHNNPNPKLYPCHRVVNRKGELSKAFAFGGSGAQMKMLVDENTQFDRFNRVRLDICGFDIEKFIKSQS
- a CDS encoding CatB-related O-acetyltransferase: MQIKVNKFVREYLEEFNVLMAYPNGKICRYKDDEMINVPDSGFMEEYSTINRGNNACQMRSFSYSNAIIPRLDIKMGRYCSIAVGLNFIAGKHPLDTISTSSFIYDPNFYIFKDASIERIKKPYTHTPHGALVPPPGPTIFENDVYVCTNALLKPGITLHTGCVVAQNAIVTKDVPPYAIVGGSPARILKYRFDEPTIKRLLGLKWWEYHFADFDGIDAKKDINYYLDELESRIQNHAIKPFNPRKMEFKELIQRSKQPVLVATPPQPPKPVTPQPVQPTPQEQINSLKEEINKKDLEIKNLEINSQNIKNHLSYKLGNALIKAHKQWYKGGYIKFIFEAIKIKKEHNKTKI